Genomic window (Mycolicibacterium smegmatis):
ACATGACCGCGCCGATCGACGGTTCTCACGATCGCCGGACAGCTCCCTACCGATCAGCGGCCGCCGATGCCGCGGGTTCGCAACGCCAAGCCGAGGACCTGCCCGCCGCGGTTGCCGACGGCGTTGCCCAGTTCTTCGGAAAACCACGGGCGCGCGGGTGGATTCACGTCTACTCGGCGATCGTCGCGTTGATCGCGGGCGCCGCACTGGTGTCGGTGTCGTGGTCGGTGCAGTCGACGCGCGCCGGTCTGGCCACGCTGCTCTACACGTTCACGATCGTGGCGATGTTCGCGGTCAGTGGGGTGTATCACCGCGTGAACTGGACGTCGGTGACCGCGCGGAAATGGATGAAGCGGCTCGACCATTCGATGATCTTCCTGTTCATCGCGGGCAGCTACACACCGTTCGCCCTGCTGGCACTGCCCGAGTCGAAGGGCATGGTGCTGTTCTGGATCGTGTGGGGCGGCGCGATCGCGGGCGTGCTCCTCAAGATGTTCTGGCCCTCGGCGCCACGCTGGCTCGGCGTACCGCTCTACATCCTGCTGGGCTGGGTCGCGGCATGGTTCATCGGGCCGATCATGGACGGCGCCGGTGTCGCGGCAGTGGTGTTGCTGATCGTCGGCGGCGCGCTGTACAGCGTCGGCGGCGTCCTCTACGCACTCAAGTGGCCGAACCCGTGGCCCGCGACCTTCGGTCACCACGAGTTCTTCCACGCCTGCACGGCCGTGGCGGCGATCTGCCACTACATCGCGATGTGGTTCGCCGTCTTCTGACGCGTGGCACCGCGAGCGTGCGTGTTTGCCCCTCGGCACGCCGCAAAACCTCAGCAGTACGCGCACGCTCGCGGTGAGACGAACGTGCGCGTCGGTCGAGAGGTCCGCTGAAAGATCCCTACAGCTGCTTGATGTCAGCCGGTGACCAGTACGCCTTCATGGACGTGATCCGGCCGTCGCCGTCGAACGTCATCACCTCGATCGGCTCGATCCGCATGGCGTTGCCGATGGTGATGGCGAACAGGAAGGCCGCCTCGCTCCCGCCGGGACGGAAGCTCAGCAGCTCGGTCTTGATGTCGGTCGTCGCGGCGGTCATGTTCTTGTAGAACCCCTCGATGGCCTGGCGCCCGATGTGCACCTCGCCACTGCCGACCGGGTCCTCCACCGTCGCGTCGTCGGCGTACAGCGCGGCGATGTCGGCCGCGGAACCTCCTGCGACAGTGTCCAGGTAACGCTTGACGAACGACTCCAAGGCGGCGGCATCGTGGCTCATGGCCGCTGACGCTACACGGCCACTCCCAGGGCGTCAGCAAGATCCCCGACCGTGGTCACCGGCAGATCGCACACGGTCCCCCGGCACACATAGGCGGCGTCGGCGCCGTCCACGCGGTCGCGTCCGCGCAGCAGCTCCGACGAGTCCACCGCACCGCCGACGACGACGGCGCCGCCCGGTGCGAGCGTGCGCGCGGCGGCCAACAGTTCCGACGACGGCTCACATGCCACGGCAATCTGGATGGGTCCACGCAACTGGGCCTCGGCCACGGCCAGCCAGTGCCCGCCCGACCGTGCGGCGCGGGTCAGGATCGGGACCGCGGTGGCCAAAGTGGCCTGCGCCGCTTCGGCATAACGCGACGATCCGGTGAGGTAGGCAGCCAGTTGCAGCGCCTCGGCGATCAGCGAGGCCCCCGCGGGCGTCGCACCGTCGATCGGGTCGGCCGGCCGGACCATGAGTGTCTCGGCGTCGTCGGCCGTGTCATACCAGCGGCCCGGCTGTTCGGGGTCGGCGAAGTGCTCCAGCGCGAGGTCGAGCAGGTGCCGTGCCTCGGGCAGCCACTGTCCGGTCTGCTGGTACAGCGTCAGCAGCGCGGTGGCCATCGCGGCGTGGTCTTCGAGGATGCCCGCACTGGCTCCGACCGCCCCGCCGAGACTCGCGCGGCGCAGCCGCCCGTCGACGACGTGGAGGTCGATGAGCCTGCGCGCGCATCGCGATGCGGCGTCGAGCAATTCGGGTCGTTGCAGCGCGACCGACGCCTCGGCGAGCGCGGTGACGGCGAAGCCGTTCCATGCCGTGACGACCTTGTCGTCGCGCGCGGGCTGAGGCCGTGCGGCACGCGCGGCGAGCAGCGTCGTGCGGATGGTCTCGAACCGCGCCGGATCGTCCGGGGTGGCGGGCAGTTGAAGCACCGACGCGCCGTGTTCGAAGGTCCCCTCGTCGGTGACCCCGAAAACCGCTGCGGCCCATATTCCGTCGTCGTCACCGAGCACCGACCGCAGCTCCGCGGGCGTCCACACGTAGGTGGACCCCTCACTGCCGGCGGCGTCGGCGTCGAGCGACGACGTGAACATGTCGCGGTCACCGAGCTCGGCGATCATGAAATCCGCTGTCTCTGAGGCGATTCGACGGGCCAGCACGCTTCCGGTACGACGCGCCAGGTGCGCGTAGACGCGCAGCAACAGCGCGTTGTCGTAGAGCATCTTCTCGAAATGCGGTACCACCCAATACGGGTCGACGCTGTAGCGCGCGAAACCTCCTGAGAGCTGATCGTAGATTCCGCCACGCGCCATCGCCTCGCACGTGCGCTGCACCGCGGACACCGCGGCGGCCGAACCCGTGCGCTCGTAGTGCCGCAGCAGACCCTCCAGCAGCGCCGACGGCGGGAACTTGGGCGCACCACCGAACCCGCCGTGGCGCTTGTCCTCGTCACCGAGCACGGACGCCACGGCGTGATCGCACATCTCGGCGCTCACGGGCGGGCCGCCCGCGGGCAGGCCGCCGGCCATCTTCCGCAGTTCGGTGGTGATCTGATCGGACGCCCGCTCGACCTCGCCGCGCCGGTCCCGCCACGTCTCGGCGACCGCGGTCAGCAGTTGCAGGAAGTTCGCCTTGGGGTAGTACGTTCCGCAGAAGAACGGCCTGCCGTCGGGGGTGAGGAAGCACGTCATCGGCCAGCCGCCCTGCCCCGTGAGCGCGACGGTGGCGTTCATGTACACCGCGTCCAGGTCGGGGCGCTCCTCGCGGTCGACCTTGATGCACACGTAGTTCGCGTTGGCGAGTGCGGCGACCTCGGCGTCCTCGAACGACTCGTGGGCCATCACGTGACACCAGTGGCAGGCGGCGTAACCGACCGACAACAGGATCGGCACGTCACGCTCAGCCGCCTCGGCGAGCGCCTCAGGCGTCCACTCGCGCCAGTGCACGGGGTTGTCGGCGTGCTGGCGCAGATACGGGCTGGTGGACCGGTTCAGGAGGTTGGCCACACCACCACCCTAGGCGTGGCTACTCCGAACCCTTGGCCGTTCCGTTCTCCGGGGTGCTGTCCGGTTCGATCACGACGGTGCCCTCGTCGGCCTCTTGATCGGGTTCGGGGTGCTCGGGATCGAACGACTCCGGCAGGTTGCGCAGGTGCCGGTTCATCGACCACACCAGCGCGAACGTGCCGACCAGCAGTACGACGGTGATCAGCAGACCGAACGGTGCGGCCTTGCCGAACTCGGGGCCGGTGTTGCGGGGCTCGTCGGCCAGAAGAGTCACGACGGCCGTCAAGGTGTCGATCATGGCTCGACCCCCTTGAACAGGTCGTCCTCGGGCAGCGTGACCGGCACGCGGGCCCGCGCGAGCTCGAACTCCTCGGTCGGCCACAACCGCTGCTGCCACTCGATCGGGGCGTGGAAGAAGTCGCCCTTGGGATCGATCTGTGTCGCGTGCGCACGCAACGCGTCGTCACGCTGGTGGAAGTACTCCGCGCAGTGCACGCGGGTGGTCACCCGGTTGGCGAACACGTCGTTGTCGGGATCCCAGTGCTCGAGCCATTTGGCGAACGGGCCCTCCTGCCCGTTCTTGGCGAACTCCTCCTGCAGGAGCTGCATGCGCTGACGGAGGAAGCCATGGTTGTAGTACAGCTTCTGCACCGCCCACGGCTCACCGGCGTCGGGATACAGCAGGTGGTCGGCCGCGGCCTCGTACGCGGCCACCGACACCTGGTGGCAGCGGATGTGGTCGGGATGCGGGTAACCACCGTTCTCGTCGTACGTGGTCATCACGTGCGGGCGGAACTCGCGGATCACCCGCACCAGACGCTTGACGGGCTCCTCGAGCGGGACCAGGGCGAAACACCCGTCGGGCAGCGGCGGCAGCGGGTCACCCTCCGGCAATCCGGA
Coding sequences:
- a CDS encoding nuclear transport factor 2 family protein, translating into MSHDAAALESFVKRYLDTVAGGSAADIAALYADDATVEDPVGSGEVHIGRQAIEGFYKNMTAATTDIKTELLSFRPGGSEAAFLFAITIGNAMRIEPIEVMTFDGDGRITSMKAYWSPADIKQL
- a CDS encoding thioredoxin domain-containing protein, which translates into the protein MANLLNRSTSPYLRQHADNPVHWREWTPEALAEAAERDVPILLSVGYAACHWCHVMAHESFEDAEVAALANANYVCIKVDREERPDLDAVYMNATVALTGQGGWPMTCFLTPDGRPFFCGTYYPKANFLQLLTAVAETWRDRRGEVERASDQITTELRKMAGGLPAGGPPVSAEMCDHAVASVLGDEDKRHGGFGGAPKFPPSALLEGLLRHYERTGSAAAVSAVQRTCEAMARGGIYDQLSGGFARYSVDPYWVVPHFEKMLYDNALLLRVYAHLARRTGSVLARRIASETADFMIAELGDRDMFTSSLDADAAGSEGSTYVWTPAELRSVLGDDDGIWAAAVFGVTDEGTFEHGASVLQLPATPDDPARFETIRTTLLAARAARPQPARDDKVVTAWNGFAVTALAEASVALQRPELLDAASRCARRLIDLHVVDGRLRRASLGGAVGASAGILEDHAAMATALLTLYQQTGQWLPEARHLLDLALEHFADPEQPGRWYDTADDAETLMVRPADPIDGATPAGASLIAEALQLAAYLTGSSRYAEAAQATLATAVPILTRAARSGGHWLAVAEAQLRGPIQIAVACEPSSELLAAARTLAPGGAVVVGGAVDSSELLRGRDRVDGADAAYVCRGTVCDLPVTTVGDLADALGVAV
- the mca gene encoding mycothiol conjugate amidase Mca gives rise to the protein MSELRLMAVHAHPDDESSKGAATTARYAAEGARVMVVTLTGGERGDILNPAMDLPEVHGRIAEVRRDEMAKAAEILGVEHHWLGFVDSGLPEGDPLPPLPDGCFALVPLEEPVKRLVRVIREFRPHVMTTYDENGGYPHPDHIRCHQVSVAAYEAAADHLLYPDAGEPWAVQKLYYNHGFLRQRMQLLQEEFAKNGQEGPFAKWLEHWDPDNDVFANRVTTRVHCAEYFHQRDDALRAHATQIDPKGDFFHAPIEWQQRLWPTEEFELARARVPVTLPEDDLFKGVEP
- the trhA gene encoding PAQR family membrane homeostasis protein TrhA, with translation MTAPIDGSHDRRTAPYRSAAADAAGSQRQAEDLPAAVADGVAQFFGKPRARGWIHVYSAIVALIAGAALVSVSWSVQSTRAGLATLLYTFTIVAMFAVSGVYHRVNWTSVTARKWMKRLDHSMIFLFIAGSYTPFALLALPESKGMVLFWIVWGGAIAGVLLKMFWPSAPRWLGVPLYILLGWVAAWFIGPIMDGAGVAAVVLLIVGGALYSVGGVLYALKWPNPWPATFGHHEFFHACTAVAAICHYIAMWFAVF